AAACGTCGCAGCGTAGCGCTAATGCCGGTGAGTTTAGCACGCGGTTTAAAAGTGTTTCACGTGAAACACGGCGCTTGAAAAATGGGCTCAAGAGATATGGGTAATCATAAAAAAAGGGGCGCAAGGCGCCCCTCTCGACATCGCGTTTCAAGGAAGTTACTGCGGCAGTAGTGAAATATCCGCCACTTCCAAAAAGAGTGCTTGAAGGCTCGCCAGCAGCGCCAAACGGTTCTGGCGCACGCCTGAATCTTCTGCCATGACCATTACCTCGTCGAAGAACCGGTCGACCGGGGCTCTAAGCTCCGCGAGCGCGTCCAGCGCCTGCTGGTAGTGGCCTTCGGCAAACAGCGGGGCGACCCGTGTCTGGCTCTGGGTGACCGCCTCATACAGCGCGCGCTCGGCGTCTTCCTGCAGCAGCGCTTCATCGACCCGAGTGCTGCCGTCGTGCTCCTGCTTGGCGAGGATGTTGGAGACGCGCTTGTTAGCTGCGGCCAGCGCCGCTGCTTCCTCGCGCTGAGTGAAGGCCTTGACCGCGCGCAGGCGGCGGGCGAAGTCCAGCGGCCTGGTCACCGGGCGGGCGCGAACGGCCAGATACATCTCGGCACTGATGCCCTCGTCCTGACCCCAGGCGCGGAAGCGATCCAGCATATAGGTCAATACGTCGTCGACCAGGCCATCCTTGGCAAGCTCGCGATGCTGCTCGGCGGCCACGCTCAGAAGCTCGCGCAAATCCAGGTCGAGCTCGCCCTTGACCAGAATGTTCAGCGCCCCGATGGAGGCGCGACGCAGGGCGAACGGGTCCTTGGCGCCGGTCGGGCGCTGGCCGATGGCGAAGATGCCTACCAGCGTATCGAGGCGGTCCGCCAGCGCCAGCGCCCGGCCGGCCTGGCTTTGCGGAATATCGTCCGCGGCGAAGCGGGGCAGATACTGCTCTTCGAGCGCTTGCGCGACCTCGGCGGGCTCACCGTCCTGCTCGGCGTAGTAGCGGCCCATGATGCCTTGAAGCTCGGGGAATTCGAGCACCATTTCGGTCACCAGATCGCACTTGGCCAGCGCTACCGCGCGCTGGGCGTGGCCGGTGTCACCGCCGATTTTTTGGGCGATGTAAGTGGCGATCGCGGTGCTACGGCGCACCTTGTCGGCCAGCGTGCCGAGCTGCTGCTGGAAGACGACGCTTTCGAGCTGGGGAATGCGCGAGGCGAGGCTCTGCTTGCGATCGGTGTCATAAAAGAACACCGCATCCGCCAGGCGCGGGCGAATCACCTTTTCGTTACCCGAGATGACCTGCTGCGGATCCTGGCTCTCGATGTTGGAGATGGTAATGAACAGCGGCTTGAGCGCGCCATCGTCATCCAGCAGATGGAAGTACTTCTGGTTCGCCTTCATCGACGAAATCAGGCACTCGCCGGGCACTTTCAAAAAGCGCTCGTCGAAGGTGCCGGTCAGCGCCACCGGCCACTCGACCAGACCGCTCACTTCGACCAGAAGATCCTCGTCGATTACCGCGGTAGCGTCGTGCACTTCGGCTTCCGCCAGCACTTGCTCGCGAATACGCTCGCGGCGCCGGGTGCGATCCGCCAGCACGTAGGCGTTCTCCAACGTCTCGAGGTAGTCGTCGGCGTGCGTAAGCTGAATCGCGTCCGGGGCGTGGAAGCGGTGGCCGTAGGTCGTGCGGCTCGCCTCGAGACCCAGCGCCTCGGCGGCGATCACATCACTACCGTAGAGCGCGAGCAGCCAGTGAACCGGACGGGAAAATTCGATGCGCGAGCTGCCCCAGCGCATGTTCTTGGGCACCGGCAGCGAGCCCAGCGTCTTGCGCAACAGCGCCGGCAGCAGATCCTGAACGCTTTCACCGGCCTGATGCTCGCGATAGCCAAG
The window above is part of the Halomonas sp. GD1P12 genome. Proteins encoded here:
- the glyS gene encoding glycine--tRNA ligase subunit beta, whose product is MAADTLLLELGAEELPPTALDALSDAFADGIEKGLREAEIAFDNVIAYATPRRLAVRVEGLADKQPDREVEKRGPALAAAFKDGAPTKAAEGFARSCGVSIDELIHLETDKGTWLGYREHQAGESVQDLLPALLRKTLGSLPVPKNMRWGSSRIEFSRPVHWLLALYGSDVIAAEALGLEASRTTYGHRFHAPDAIQLTHADDYLETLENAYVLADRTRRRERIREQVLAEAEVHDATAVIDEDLLVEVSGLVEWPVALTGTFDERFLKVPGECLISSMKANQKYFHLLDDDGALKPLFITISNIESQDPQQVISGNEKVIRPRLADAVFFYDTDRKQSLASRIPQLESVVFQQQLGTLADKVRRSTAIATYIAQKIGGDTGHAQRAVALAKCDLVTEMVLEFPELQGIMGRYYAEQDGEPAEVAQALEEQYLPRFAADDIPQSQAGRALALADRLDTLVGIFAIGQRPTGAKDPFALRRASIGALNILVKGELDLDLRELLSVAAEQHRELAKDGLVDDVLTYMLDRFRAWGQDEGISAEMYLAVRARPVTRPLDFARRLRAVKAFTQREEAAALAAANKRVSNILAKQEHDGSTRVDEALLQEDAERALYEAVTQSQTRVAPLFAEGHYQQALDALAELRAPVDRFFDEVMVMAEDSGVRQNRLALLASLQALFLEVADISLLPQ